In Kitasatospora sp. NA04385, a single genomic region encodes these proteins:
- a CDS encoding DinB family protein → MTKIESQRRPVPFADGGELDTALAFLGFARESVRKKTEGLGEEELRRVLVPTGTNLLGLVRHLTAAERYWFGHHVAGLAEYEDVDFGMAVPADVPADRVLADYREACADSDAIVRAAAGPDAPTATPVGPEPRSLRWVLAHMTGETARHAGHADILREQLDGTTGR, encoded by the coding sequence ATGACGAAGATCGAGAGCCAGCGCCGTCCCGTCCCGTTCGCCGACGGGGGCGAGCTCGACACCGCGCTCGCCTTCCTGGGCTTCGCCCGGGAGTCCGTGCGGAAGAAGACCGAGGGGCTGGGCGAGGAGGAGCTGCGCCGCGTCCTGGTGCCGACCGGGACGAACCTGCTGGGGCTGGTGCGGCACCTGACGGCGGCCGAGCGCTACTGGTTCGGCCACCACGTGGCGGGCCTGGCCGAGTACGAGGACGTCGACTTCGGCATGGCCGTCCCGGCGGACGTCCCGGCCGACCGGGTGCTGGCCGACTACCGGGAGGCCTGCGCGGACAGCGACGCGATCGTCCGCGCCGCCGCCGGCCCGGACGCCCCGACCGCCACCCCGGTGGGCCCGGAGCCCCGTTCGCTGCGCTGGGTGCTGGCCCACATGACCGGCGAGACCGCCCGGCACGCCGGTCACGCCGACATCCTGCGCGAGCAGCTCGACGGCACCACCGGCCGCTGA